The DNA segment GCAGACCATACGTGCCGCGATTACATGCCACCCTTGGCAACCAGCCGACGCCGACGAAATTCGCAAGATGCGTGTCCGGATGGAAGAGACCGCCTCGAAGAACAACATCAAACGAGGCCCTGGCGGCACGGTTGATATCGAGTTCGTCGTGCAGATGCTGCAAATGAAACACCTGGCCGAAAGTCCTGAGATTTTAGTCCCCAACACGCTCGACGGTCTCAAGCTGTTGTACGAAAAAGGGTACCTGGGCAAGGAAGATCACGATCACTTTGTCAAAGCGTACGAGTTCCTCCGCATGGTGGAAGCACGCTTACGCTTGATGAACACATCGGCCCGGCACGACCTTCCCGAAGAACGCCTGGAAGTCGCCAAACTAGCCTACCTGCTGGACTACGCCGACCCAGCCACACTGCTAAAAGAGTGCCGCCAAATGACCCGCGACACCCGCCGCCGCTTCGACCAAATCTTCGCCGCGGCAGGGGCAGGCACCGCTTAACCCGCCCAGTTCTATCGCCAAATCTCAAAAAGATAGGTGGCATGCTCTCGTCTGCGTGAGGATGGCACTGCTAAGTTAGATCGTCACGCCCCTGGGCTTAGCCAACACTCAATGAATGCTTGTGGTTAGCAAAGGTTACCGCCCTCTATCCAGCGGCGGAGGAACGTAACGTTCTTGTTGGGCTCGCGGGGCGATCATGCCGGGGCGGGATGGACCTCGGTAGAGTTGTTGTTCGGTTCGCTCGGTCGGGCTCAGCCGATTGCGCTCAAGCAGATTGCGCGTTGTCTTTTGGTTGCCCAGAATCGGAACATCGATGTTACGAAGCGGGTTACTGGATGGAAGCACGTTGCCGGCGGCGTCGGTAATCGAGGCGTCTCGTTTCTGCGGCAAAATCGGCAGCTTGCCCGCTACGTCGTACCCTTGATTGATCATCGCCCGTTCAACCGGGTTTAGCGACATCCGGTTCGTGCCTCGCAGCGGGTCGTAAACCTGGCGGGCTGGTTGGTCCCATTGCCGAATATTGCCAATCGAATTGTTGTCGCCCGATCGAATCAACTGTTGCTCTAACTTCTCTTCGGTGCTCAGAGAGATTACTTGACGCGGCTTGACGGTTCGCTGGGTGCGACCATCGTAAAGCGTGTTGAACGAGAACGGTTTACGCGGCGCCATCAAAGGAATTGGGCTTTTCTTAGGAACCTCGACGACCGGTTCTTTGGGAATCGCATACAAGCTGGGATCGGCTCCCCAACCATAAGACGTGGCGTGCGTTACCAGCAACAGAAACAGTAAAAATGCCAACAGGGCAATAAGCAGGTGTCGCATCACAATGGCTCCTTATGCTTAGTGCGGTTCAAAACCTTGGCGTCTGCCGCGACCGCAATCACCTAATCAGATGGTTAGGTTTCGCGTTGTTCCACTTCCGCGATATCAATCATATCGGCCTGAAAAGCCGTAGGTAAGACAAAGATCTTACCGTCTCCCATTCGCCCACTCCGGGCAACGGCCACGATTTTTCGTAAGGTCTCTTCTACTCTAGCATCATCTAACCAGGCACTGATCTCGATCTTCGGAAGAAACGTCTTCGAATATTCGCTTTCGCCATATTCGTCCAGATAGTTCTTCTGCCGCCCGAACCCCTTCACTTCGCGGACATTTAAGGCTTCTAGCGGGGCTCGGCTGAGCGTATCCAGGACCTTCTCGGCGAGATAGGGCTTCACGATGGCGATGATTTGCTTCACGTTTATAGATTCTTTCGTTTTCTCGACGATATGCCAGGCCAAGGCCGCCGCAACGGAAATCCGTAATCTCTTTCACCTTATGGTAAACCGGAGGGCAGGGGGTTTGCTAGTCGAGCAAGGAAACTTGTTGCCATGCCCTCGGGATACTACAATCAAACCGTCCCATACCGGGTAAACCCTGCAATCCGTATCTCCTTCCCCCCGAAAGCACGAACCAAACGAATGCACTTAGGGCTTCGTTGGCGTTGGATTCCCCTCGGAAAACGTTTTATCACGTTTATCCTGTTGGGATGTATGCTCGCCTGGGGAGGGGGCATCTCGATTCCGGTTCCGAGTTTCAAAGATACTAGCACGCCGTTCATGTGCCAGGACCATGCTTGTTCCTGCCGCAATGCCCGTAATTGCTGGACGCATTGCTGCTGTTTTTCCCGTGCCGAAAAGCTGGCCTGGGCCGCCAAGCAAAAGATCGAGCCGCCGGAGTATGCTCAGAAAGCTACTCCGCCCCAGCATGATCATTCGTCCGAATTCTGTGGCATGCCACCGAACCCGGCTCCAAAACACGATACGACTTGCCATCACCACCATGCGGCCCAACCCGTATCAAAGCCGAAGCCAATGCTAGCGGCCGATTGTCGCGGCCCAGCGGCTGCGAAATCGCAGGCAACCTCATCGGCAAACGACACTCAGACGTCGATACCGATTTCGCTCACCAACGACATGCGCTGCCATGCTTTGGCCAGCGTCACGTTAATCTATTCCCCCGTTCTCGAGCTTGATCTTGGCCAGGGGCAATTGGTCCGTCTTACGAGCGAACCGCTCCCTACCTTTTCTTCCTTGCGGCCCAACTCTTTCCGAGCCGCCCCCGACCCGCCACCACCGCGGGCCTAGCGTGTTCTTGCATCCCTTTAGCTAAGAGGTACCCTGCTGCGCGCTTAGTCTGCGTTTTGCGTCTCGGTCTGTTACAGACTGCGCGAAATGTCTGTTCTTCGGCTGGCACACTCTTACGATACGCATCAACACATTCTTAAATATTCCTCAATACCTATGCACAAACGACTCGCTTTTACGCTGGTCGAGTTGCTGGTGGTGATTGCCATCATCGGTGTCTTGATCGCACTCCTGCTTCCCGCCGTTCAGCAAGCCCGCGAGGCCGCTCGGCGGATGCAGTGCACGAACAACCTCAAGCAATTGGGATTGGCACTGCACAACTACGATGCCGCCCTGGGAAAATTCCCTCCGGGCGGACTGGGGTATCCCATGGTTTGGTCGCCTCAATCGCAACTGCTTCCGTATGTCGAGCAAGGCAACCTGCAAGACTTGCTCGATTTCTCGAAGCCTCCGATGGCTGCCTTTGGTGGCCCAACTCAGAATGAAGAAGCCGCCAAGGTAACCATCGAAATGCTGCTTTGCCCCAGCGACAAAGATAAGGTTCCCGGTTCGCTTTACGGTGGTATCAGCTATCCTGCTTCGATGGGCAGCGGTATCAACGAGAGGAACAACTCCGCCGACGACGGCTCGAACGCCAATGCAGATGGGCTGATCTACTCGCTCTCGAAGAACAGCTTTCGGGATGTGATCGACGGGACAAGCAATACGGTTGTCTTCAGCGAACACCTGCTTGGTGACGGCACCGACAGTGCCCCACCGACCGGTGACTATCGGTTTCGCGTTATCGAGCTATCGACCTCCACGCAAACCACCGATTCGGCTTGCACTGCCGCCAACGCACCGAAGTGGTCGGGGCAGCGCGGCTCCAAGTGGATTAACGGTCACCTGAACGACACGCTCTACAACCACTGGCACGGGCCTAACTCGATTAAACCGGACTGCCACAACGGTTATCACAATTTCGCACTTACCAGTGCACGCAGCCAACACCCTGGCGGTGTTCAGGTTAGCTTGGTCGACGGCAGCGCTCGCTTCGTTGCCGAAACGATCGACCTTACTATCTGGCGAGCAATCGCTACGCGTGCTGGCGGCGAAGTGACCTCCGGCTTCTAACTCAAATTTTCAACGTCTCTTCCCGCGTGTGCGTTAACCCTCTTACGCGCACCGAGACGCTTACCATAAGGAATTACTCCCATGCGAAAACAATCCGCATTTACGTTGGTCGAACTGTTGGTGGTGATTGCCATCATTGGTGTCTTAATCGCCTTGTTACTTCCCGCCGTGCAACAAGCCCGCGAGGCCGCTCGGCGGATGCAATGCACGAACCAGGAAAAACAGCTGGTTTTGGCGATGCATAACTACGAAAGCACTTTTAGAAAATTCCCTGGTTTGCCGTTCATCAGCCAATACGGCTTCAGCGTTCAAGCCAAGGTCTTGCCCTATGTCGAACAAGGCAACCTGCAAGAGCTGATCGATTTCAAAGTTCCCCTGATGTTGGGCTCTGGTGGAAGTCAGTACCTCAATCCGGTGCATGGCCCGGCAGCTCAGACGGTGGTGCAACTGTTCCTCTGCCCGAGCGACGGTGAAAACCCGGTATTTACGAACGACAACACCGGCGACTACTCGTTTGCTGGCACCAATTACGTCGTCTGCACCGGCGATGGGACTGGCTCGAATTACGACACCAGAGCAGCCACCAACGGAATGTTCTGGCAAGGGTCGCAAACCGGTTTTCGTGACATGACCGATGGTTCGTCGAACACGGCGGTTCTTTCCGAGTCGCTGCTGGGCGACAAGTCGGAAGGGAGCGGCCAAGTGACCAATGCGCAGCGGCAAATGGCACGCTATCGTGGCGGCGGCATGGGAGCTAGCGGTGAAGGTTTCACCGGGGCACCCGGCCACAATCCCGATATGGTTGCCGCCGCAAGTGGTGCTGGCAATATCGATGGGCGGGGCCGCAGCTCTTGGATTTGGGGGCGCGAACATTTGAATTCGTTCAATACCTACATGACCCCTAACAACACGGTGCCTGATGTGCATCGCAACGGCTTCGGCTGGTTCGCCCCACGCAGTCATCACCCAGGTGGCGTGCAAGTTGGTTTGGCCGATGGTTCGGTTCGCTTCATCGCCGACACTATCAATCTAGCCACCTGGCGAGCCTTGGGAACCAAAGGAGGAGGAGAAGTGCTAGGCGAGTTCTAAAGCATTAGCCAATCACTTAGCAACTTTGTCAATTCGCAATCGAGGCCGTCACGTACTGGCGGCCTCGTAGATCGATCCTTCCTTCTTTAACTTCTTAAGGTTATTTCCATGATTCACGATAAAAGCACGCTCCCATCAACGACGGGAGCCCTTATTGCTTGGGTATTACTCACCTTGGGCGTACTCGCCACCAGCGTTTACGCCGACGAGCCCCCTCGGTCTGCTACCCCTTGCTGGCCAGAGTTTCTCGGACGCAACGCAACCCCGCTCGACCCAGCGAGCTTACCGCTAACCTGGTCCCCCACAGAAAATATCGCCTGGCAAACGAAGCTGGACGGTGGTGGGCAATCGAGCCCAGTGATCTGGGGTGACAAAGTTTTCGTGACTTCGATTGCAGGCTCGATGAAAAACGAATGCCTGGTGACGTGCCTCTCACTTACGGACGGCAGCATTCTGTGGACCTGGCGGGGCGAATCTTCGCAGCCGGTACGCAGCAACTATTTTCAAAGCCGCTCGGCTCCTACCCCGGTGGTCGATGAGCAGCAGGTGATTGCCTTCTTCGAGACCGGTAACCTGGTCGCGTTGAACCACGACGGCGAACCGTTGTGGGAACGTTCACTCACGGAAGATTACGGCGAATTTGAAGTCCGGATCGGCTTGGCCGCTTCGCTCACCCAAACGGCAGATACCGTATTTGTTCTGGTCGATCACGAAGGGCCTTCGTACCTTTTGGCGGTCGACAAACGCAATGGCGAAACACGCTGGCAAACGGAACGGTTCAGCCGCCAAAGCTATGCTTCCCCCACGATCCTTTCCATCGGCGGCAAGCAGCAAATCGTCTGTAGCTCGGCCGGAAGTGTCGATGGCTACGATCCACAGACCGGCGAAATGCTGTGGACGTTTGAAGATGTCGGCGGCAACCGGGCTTGTACACCGCTGCCGTTTGGTGATGGTCGGTTCCTGGTGGGGGCTTCGCCTGGTATGCACGACGAACATATCAACGAAGCCAGCCAATCCAACTTCCTGATGAACGTGCAAGCAGAAGGGGAAACCTTCGAGCCCACCATCGCCTGGCATGCCGAAAAGGCGATGCCCACGTTCGGTTCACCCATGATCTATCGCGGTTTAGCTTATTGGGTCACCAGTACCGGTGTGCTTTATTGCTTCGATGCGGAAACTGGCCAGCGTGTCTACATCAAGCGGAGCGGCCAGCCATGCTGGGCGACCCCGCTGGGCGTAGGCGAACGGATTTATCTGTTTGGCAAGGATGGCCTGACCACGGTTATCGCGGCTGGCCCGAAGTATCAGGTTTTGTCCAA comes from the Bremerella cremea genome and includes:
- a CDS encoding P-II family nitrogen regulator, which translates into the protein MKQIIAIVKPYLAEKVLDTLSRAPLEALNVREVKGFGRQKNYLDEYGESEYSKTFLPKIEISAWLDDARVEETLRKIVAVARSGRMGDGKIFVLPTAFQADMIDIAEVEQRET
- a CDS encoding DUF1559 domain-containing protein — translated: MHKRLAFTLVELLVVIAIIGVLIALLLPAVQQAREAARRMQCTNNLKQLGLALHNYDAALGKFPPGGLGYPMVWSPQSQLLPYVEQGNLQDLLDFSKPPMAAFGGPTQNEEAAKVTIEMLLCPSDKDKVPGSLYGGISYPASMGSGINERNNSADDGSNANADGLIYSLSKNSFRDVIDGTSNTVVFSEHLLGDGTDSAPPTGDYRFRVIELSTSTQTTDSACTAANAPKWSGQRGSKWINGHLNDTLYNHWHGPNSIKPDCHNGYHNFALTSARSQHPGGVQVSLVDGSARFVAETIDLTIWRAIATRAGGEVTSGF
- a CDS encoding DUF1559 domain-containing protein, encoding MRKQSAFTLVELLVVIAIIGVLIALLLPAVQQAREAARRMQCTNQEKQLVLAMHNYESTFRKFPGLPFISQYGFSVQAKVLPYVEQGNLQELIDFKVPLMLGSGGSQYLNPVHGPAAQTVVQLFLCPSDGENPVFTNDNTGDYSFAGTNYVVCTGDGTGSNYDTRAATNGMFWQGSQTGFRDMTDGSSNTAVLSESLLGDKSEGSGQVTNAQRQMARYRGGGMGASGEGFTGAPGHNPDMVAAASGAGNIDGRGRSSWIWGREHLNSFNTYMTPNNTVPDVHRNGFGWFAPRSHHPGGVQVGLADGSVRFIADTINLATWRALGTKGGGEVLGEF
- a CDS encoding PQQ-binding-like beta-propeller repeat protein, translated to MIHDKSTLPSTTGALIAWVLLTLGVLATSVYADEPPRSATPCWPEFLGRNATPLDPASLPLTWSPTENIAWQTKLDGGGQSSPVIWGDKVFVTSIAGSMKNECLVTCLSLTDGSILWTWRGESSQPVRSNYFQSRSAPTPVVDEQQVIAFFETGNLVALNHDGEPLWERSLTEDYGEFEVRIGLAASLTQTADTVFVLVDHEGPSYLLAVDKRNGETRWQTERFSRQSYASPTILSIGGKQQIVCSSAGSVDGYDPQTGEMLWTFEDVGGNRACTPLPFGDGRFLVGASPGMHDEHINEASQSNFLMNVQAEGETFEPTIAWHAEKAMPTFGSPMIYRGLAYWVTSTGVLYCFDAETGQRVYIKRSGQPCWATPLGVGERIYLFGKDGLTTVIAAGPKYQVLSKNELMVGATEKGEADIKRRETRRHGSSDSSAAKPEGEATEEESSGRPTTRDGLTFAEDVQYGYAVVNGSLVVRTGSVVHCLKMPAAAATSSAPAGE